One window from the genome of Sardina pilchardus chromosome 12, fSarPil1.1, whole genome shotgun sequence encodes:
- the LOC134097849 gene encoding uncharacterized protein LOC134097849 yields MAVVNIISSWGWVCLSVLKNMAASIYKWTNDDTAMLIDWRARNAGIFSGRRLTAIRGYEVFVKERGLEGLVSPAFIKKKWENLKQKYVTLKRVSMESGTDSAAESWRWYSQMEDALGGRIPEIKPSCNIKMPAVFISTDHDDMVHSLELTVDPQSPPPLPLPPPPPIKRQRTNSTDVMLEFLGKQEDRDQQRDIEWIQREELREREALEREEQRESEAVEREERREREAIAREARREREAVEREGRRERDAMEREARRDREAREREERREQEFRDREERRETEFRERHERMERLYMEREERLLSILEKLLNK; encoded by the exons ATGGCAGTCGTCAACATCATATCATCCTGGGGGTGGGTCTGTTTGAGTGTTTTGAAAAACATGGCGGCCTCCATTTACAAGT GGACTAATGATGATACCGCCATGTTGATAGACTGGCGAGCGCGCAATGCGGGTATTTTCTCAGGCAGGAGATTGACTGCCATCAGAGGTTACGA AGTGTTTGTCAAAGAGAGAGGGTTGGAAGGGCTAGTATCACCAGCATTCATTAAGAAGAAATGGGAAAATCTCAAACAAAAATATGTG accctaaaaagagTGTCAATGGAAAGTGGTACAGATTCTGCAGCTGAGAGTTGGAGATGGTACAGCCAGATGGAGGATGCCCTTGGGGGGAGGATCCCAGAAATCAAGCCTTCCTGTAACATAAAGATGCCTGCAGTTTTTATCTCTACTGACCATGATGACATGGTCCACTCCCTGGAACTGACTGTGGACCCCcagtcccctcctcctctccctctccctccccctcctccaatAAAGAGGCAGAGGACTAATTCAACCGACGTCATGCTGGAGTTCCTGGGCAAGCAAGAGGACCGTGACCAGCAGAGGGACATTGAatggatacagagagaggaactgagggagagggaggctctggagagggaggagcagcGGGAGAGCGAAGCCGTGGAGCGAGAGGAACGGCGGGAAAGAGAGGCCATCGCCAGGGAGGCgaggcgagagagggaggcagtagaGCGAGAGggtcggagagagagggatgccaTGGAAAGAGAAGCTCGTAGAGACAGAGaagctagagagagggaggagagaagggagcaaGAGTTCAGAgacagggaggaaaggagggaaacAGAGTTTAGAGAACGACACGAAAGGATGGAGAGGTTgtatatggagagagaggagcggctTCTTTCTATTCTAGAGAAGTTGCTCAACAAATGA
- the bub1 gene encoding mitotic checkpoint serine/threonine-protein kinase BUB1 isoform X1 gives MDVDTYLQAFEGSLSTYSGDDPLDPWDRFVQFLEGKLPQQERKSMSVVFDRLVQRFLQEERYHNDPRFVDHCIKCASFYDDPIKVYSYVHSQGIGTRAATLYIAWAQQFEKNGQLPQAEAVYQRAVENQAQPVDTVLQHYRKFQDKVLKPQTGASDVPRSPLQNSQLANQQSRPREILQQQCKEPDPPQFPDDRTVRIISKSEYNPSNQPKAQSAPLQQVAMYCTSELVCEGSEYCFEELRANRYWAKRKQQAELRELEEEQRKAREAEEELRRMQELLNKLDNKSPVPLADSQASSRHHDGHQENHAALSAAGHPERAALTARPSAALGNRLSLSHRPASTFRPSLALPPSQDPGPGARRKSRPFASAVWGPGGSLGSLPPSGQLCPLEEAEASRHEVASLQQASAPAGHPSGSQISPRPASPAVAVATATAAGGASSLQTSLLHRQSNIAVETAADTLSVRGHGAPVSSEVPYGALSQSGLSALSSAEPLRSHHSSSFHQPLEDAGHDVSKDGADGEINREGTNNVSLVGQGNHSHITPNTSLGLVQATPSRVLPSPTVHTREALDLIMDMFQAPTFAPDGLSHIAEESLNFGHSKISKPAVPQPAAAAAAFFTVFQDENDQENGGQVMASKERKALQPRAEVSVSGPTQQNETAVGVESVTDETAMWESRRHSLAACPNSTRDFALSAHLVSTPFHLSAPHSWELDSAQENDAPTVFAESDENHFMRQPTKLSPIMEQSPVDEKLSQAERTAGAQGTIVGEALAAAQQDVSKMAASASSISAHPLAALSFPDHTVAPTEDVSKMAASASSSSSAAAPKPCWTIYQSPEKTLADLSKVIGQCAPQEVEMEADVPMTLEHVPAAHSFLSKSSFHVPQTEDLFPGSQDLFHRSHCDVPMSPDPAPTRPSPDVPMSPAAPAFKSFLDVPMSPVPAAPTQGWFGLSSPAADQQSDLDFMGSSRQPRGHAASLAHSWLEVPMAMSPAKGPEVCLDVPMSPGQALAPAATPAAPSHLVPDPWNDELINSLLSRLDTPLTTYPSVTTWECNLPNVSPKMTTTMAGESLRVDFVLGQGAFATVYQATNLTTSEKLFLKVQKPANPWEYYINVQLNVRLRPSLRHLFNNIHSAHLFRNGSILLGDLHNCGTLLNAINLYKGRSEKVMPQALVLFFTSCILHMVDELHSARIVHADIKPDNFLLGERFLENESFDPDNSEHGLALIDLGQSIDMTLFPEGTAFTAKCMTSAFQCTEMLSGRPWNYQTDFFGIAGTVYCMIFGSYMQVTQENGEWKPSGTFKRNPHSDLWLEFFRALLNVPDCSSLPCLRRLRSRVQAELEQHYGTKLRGLKNRLVVQLLESRSSRR, from the exons ATGGACGTTGATACATATTTACA AGCGTTTGAAGGATCCTTGAGCACATATTCTGGAGATGACCCACTTGATCCATGGgatag ATTTGTGCAATTCCTGGAGGGGAAGCTACCTCAACAAGAAAGGAAAAGTATGTCTGTTGTATTTGATCGTCTTGTTCAAAGATTTCTACAAGAGGAACGGTATCATAACGACCCCCGATTCGTCGACCACTGCATTAAATGT GCTAGCTTTTATGATGATCCCATCAAAGTGTACAGTTATGTCCATAGCCAGGGCATTGGAACCAGAGCGGCAACGTTGTACATTGCCTGGGCCCAACAATTTGAGAAAAATGGTCAGTTGCCACAAGCTGAAGCAGTCTATCAAAGAGCTGTGGAGAACCAGGCCCAACCCGTAGACACCGTGCTTCAGCACTACAg GAAGTTCCAGGACAAGGTGTTGAAGCCTCAGACCGGTGCATCTG ATGTGCCGAGGAGCCCTCTTCAGAATTCACAGTTAGCCAATCAACAGTCTCGACCAAGAGAAATACTTCAGCAACAGTGCAAG GAGCCTGATCCGCCCCAGTTTCCAGATGACCGAACGGTTCGCAT AATTTCCAAGTCAGAGTATAACCCATCCAACCAACCCAAAGCCCAGAGTGCACCTCTGCAGCAGGTGGCCATGTACTGTACGAGTGAGTTGGTCTGCGAGGGTTCAGAGTACTGCTTTGAGGAGTTGAGAGCGAATCGCTACTGGGCCAAACGTAAGCAGCAGGCTGAGCTCCGAGAACTGG AGGAGGAGCAAAGGAAGGCTCGAGAGGCAGAAGAGGAGTTGAGACGAATGCAGGAACTCCTGAATAAACTGGACAACAAATCCCCCGTTCCACTAGCAGACTCGCAAGCATCTAGCAGACATCATGACGGCCACCAG GAGAATCATGCTGCGCTATCAGCTGCAGGTCATCCGGAGCGAGCGGCACTGACGGCCCGACCCTCGGCGGCGCTCGGCAACCGGCTCTCTCTCAGCCACCGGCCTGCGTCGACCTTCAGGCCCAGCTTGGCCCTGCCGCCGAGTCAGGACCCGGGGCCCGGCGCCAGGCGGAAGTCCAGGCCGTTCGCCTCCGCGGTGTGGGGCCCGGGCGGGTCGCTCGGGTCGCTCCCTCCATCTGGTCAGCTGTGTCCCCTGGAGGAAGCCGAGGCCTCCCGCCACGAGGTCGCCTCCCTCCAGCAAGCTTCGGCGCCGGCCGGTCATCCGTCCGGGTCTCAGATCTCGCCCAGGCCGGCCTCGCCAGCCGTTGCTGTGGCTACCGCTACCGCCGCCGGCGGCGCGTCCTCCCTTCAGACCTCCCTCCTGCACCGCCAGTCCAATATCGCCGTGGAGACCGCGGCGGACACTCTCTCCGTCCGTGGTCACGGGGCGCCCGTCTCCTCCGAGGTCCCCTACGGAGCCCTGAGTCAGAGCGGCCTCTCTGCGCTGAGCAGCGCGGAGCCCCTGCGCTCCCACCACAGCAGCAGTTTCCACCAGCCCCTGGAGGACGCAGGCCA tgaTGTTTCAAAAGATGGGGCGGATGGGGAGATCAACAGAGAAGGCACCAACAATG TCTCACTGGTGGGCCAGGGCAACCACTCCCACATCACTCCAAACACCTCCCTCGGGCTGGTCCAGGCAACGCCGTCTCGGGTTCTCCCCTCTCCAACTGTCCACACGCGGGAGGCACTCG ATCTGATAATGGACATGTTCCAGGCCCCAACCTTTGCACCAGATGGCCTTTCTCACATTGCTGAGGAGAGTCTCAACTTTGGACATTCAAAAATCA GTAAACCAGCTGTGCCCCAgccggctgctgctgccgctgcattTTTCACCGTCTTCCAGGATGAGAATGACCAGGAGAATGGAGG ACAAGTTATGGCATCCAAGGAACGGAAAGCATTGCAGCCCCGGGCAGAGGTTTCAGTATCTGGACCAACACAACAGAAT GAGACCGCTGTGGGCGTGGAGTCTGTGACGGACGAGACGGCGATGTGGGAGTCGCGGCGCCACTCTCTGGCCGCGTGCCCCAACAGCACCCGAGACTTCGCGCTGTCCGCCCACCTCGTGTCCACTCCCTTCCACCTCAGCGCGCCGCACTCCTGGGAACTGGACTCCGCTCAAG AGAATGATGCCCCAACAGTGTTTGCTGAATCCGATGAGAACCACTTCATGCGCCAGCCCACCAAACTCAG CCCCATCATGGAGCAGAGCCCGGTGGACGAGAAGCTCTCTCAGGCAGAGCGCACGGCCGGAGCCCAGGGCACCATCGTGGGCGAGGCGCTGGCAGCCGCCCAGCAGGATGtttccaagatggccgcctccGCCAGCTCCATCAGCGCCCACCCGCTGGCCGCCCTCTCCTTCCCCGACCACACCGTCGCGCCCACCGAGGATGTctccaagatggccgcctctgcctcctcctcctcctctgccgccGCCCCTAAACCCTGCTGGACCATCTATCAGAGCCCGGAGAAGACGCTTGCAGACCTCTCGAAGGTGATTGGCCAGTGCGCTCCCCAGGAAGTGGAGATGGAAGCGGACGTGCCCATGACCCTGGAGCACGTCCCGGCCGCCCACTCCTTCCTCTCCAAGAGCTCCTTTCACGTCCCGCAGACGGAAGACCTCTTCCCGGGCTCCCAGGACCTGTTCCACCGGTCACACTGTGACGTTCCCATGAGCCCGGACCCGGCCCCGACCCGGCCCTCTCCGGACGTCCCCATGAGTCCGGCAGCGCCTGCTTTCAAATCGTTCCTGGACGTCCCCATGAGTCCCGTCCCGGCGGCGCCAACGCAGGGCTGGTTCGGGCTGAGCAGCCCCGCGGCGGACCAGCAGTCGGACCTGGACTTCATGGGCAGCTCGCGGCAGCCCCGCGGCCACGCCGCCAGCCTGGCACACTCTTGGCTGGAGGTCCCCATGGCGATGAGCCCAGCCAAGGGGCCGGAGGTGTGCCTGGACGTGCCCATGAGTCCCGGGCAAGCTCTCGCGCCAGCGGCCACCCCTGCAG CTCCCTCTCACCTGGTCCCAGACCCTTGGAACGACGAGCTGATCAACTCTCTCCTGTCCAGGCTTGACACCCCGCTGACCACGTACCCCAGCGTCACCACGTGGGAATGTAACCTCCCCAACGTCTCCCCAAAGATGACCACCACCATGG CTGGTGAATCGTTGCGAGTTGATTTTGTCCTGGGCCAGGGTGCTTTTGCGACTGTCTATCAGGCGACAAACCTCACAACATCAGAGAAGCTTTTCCtgaag GTGCAGAAGCCAGCCAACCCCTGGGAGTATTACATCAACGTGCAGCTCAACGTTCGGCTCAGGCCGAGCCTGCGCCACCTTTTCAACAACATCCACTCGGCGCACCTCTTCAGGAACGGCAGCATTTTGCTCGGGGACCTGCACAACTGTGGCACCCTTCTG aatGCCATCAACCTGTACAAGGGGCGCAGTGAGAAGGTGATGCCCCAGGCGCTGGTGCTCTTCTTCACCTCCTGCATCCTGCACATGGTGGACGAGCTCCACAGCGCGCGCATCGTCCACGCCGACATCAAGCCCGACAACTTCCTGCTCGGGGAGAG gtttcTTGAAAACGAGTCCTTTGACCCGGACAACTCTGAGCACGGCCTGGCCCTCATTGACCTCGGCCAGAGCATCGACATGACCCTCTTCCCGGAGGGCACGGCCTTCACGGCCAAGTGCATGACCTCGGCCTTCCAGTGCACCGAGATGCTGAGCGGCAGACCTTGGAACTACCAG ACGGACTTCTTCGGAATCGCAGGCACCGTGTACTGCATGATCTTCGGCTCGTACATGCAGGTGACACAGGAAAACGGCGAATGGAAGCCCAGCGGAACATTTAAACG GAATCCGCACAGCGATTTGTGGCTGGAGTTCTTCCGCGCGCTGCTGAACGTGCCCGACTGCAGCTCGCTGCCGTGCCTGCGGCGCCTGCGCAGCCGTGTGCAGGCGGAGCTGGAGCAGCACTACGGGACCAAACTCCGCGGCCTGAAGAACAGACTGGTGGTGCAGCTGCTGGAGTCTCGCTCATCACgccgataa
- the bub1 gene encoding mitotic checkpoint serine/threonine-protein kinase BUB1 isoform X2: protein MDVDTYLQAFEGSLSTYSGDDPLDPWDRFVQFLEGKLPQQERKSMSVVFDRLVQRFLQEERYHNDPRFVDHCIKCASFYDDPIKVYSYVHSQGIGTRAATLYIAWAQQFEKNGQLPQAEAVYQRAVENQAQPVDTVLQHYRKFQDKVLKPQTGASDVPRSPLQNSQLANQQSRPREILQQQCKEPDPPQFPDDRTVRIISKSEYNPSNQPKAQSAPLQQVAMYCTSELVCEGSEYCFEELRANRYWAKRKQQAELRELEEEQRKAREAEEELRRMQELLNKLDNKSPVPLADSQASSRHHDGHQENHAALSAAGHPERAALTARPSAALGNRLSLSHRPASTFRPSLALPPSQDPGPGARRKSRPFASAVWGPGGSLGSLPPSGQLCPLEEAEASRHEVASLQQASAPAGHPSGSQISPRPASPAVAVATATAAGGASSLQTSLLHRQSNIAVETAADTLSVRGHGAPVSSEVPYGALSQSGLSALSSAEPLRSHHSSSFHQPLEDAGHDVSKDGADGEINREGTNNDLIMDMFQAPTFAPDGLSHIAEESLNFGHSKISKPAVPQPAAAAAAFFTVFQDENDQENGGQVMASKERKALQPRAEVSVSGPTQQNETAVGVESVTDETAMWESRRHSLAACPNSTRDFALSAHLVSTPFHLSAPHSWELDSAQENDAPTVFAESDENHFMRQPTKLSPIMEQSPVDEKLSQAERTAGAQGTIVGEALAAAQQDVSKMAASASSISAHPLAALSFPDHTVAPTEDVSKMAASASSSSSAAAPKPCWTIYQSPEKTLADLSKVIGQCAPQEVEMEADVPMTLEHVPAAHSFLSKSSFHVPQTEDLFPGSQDLFHRSHCDVPMSPDPAPTRPSPDVPMSPAAPAFKSFLDVPMSPVPAAPTQGWFGLSSPAADQQSDLDFMGSSRQPRGHAASLAHSWLEVPMAMSPAKGPEVCLDVPMSPGQALAPAATPAAPSHLVPDPWNDELINSLLSRLDTPLTTYPSVTTWECNLPNVSPKMTTTMAGESLRVDFVLGQGAFATVYQATNLTTSEKLFLKVQKPANPWEYYINVQLNVRLRPSLRHLFNNIHSAHLFRNGSILLGDLHNCGTLLNAINLYKGRSEKVMPQALVLFFTSCILHMVDELHSARIVHADIKPDNFLLGERFLENESFDPDNSEHGLALIDLGQSIDMTLFPEGTAFTAKCMTSAFQCTEMLSGRPWNYQTDFFGIAGTVYCMIFGSYMQVTQENGEWKPSGTFKRNPHSDLWLEFFRALLNVPDCSSLPCLRRLRSRVQAELEQHYGTKLRGLKNRLVVQLLESRSSRR, encoded by the exons ATGGACGTTGATACATATTTACA AGCGTTTGAAGGATCCTTGAGCACATATTCTGGAGATGACCCACTTGATCCATGGgatag ATTTGTGCAATTCCTGGAGGGGAAGCTACCTCAACAAGAAAGGAAAAGTATGTCTGTTGTATTTGATCGTCTTGTTCAAAGATTTCTACAAGAGGAACGGTATCATAACGACCCCCGATTCGTCGACCACTGCATTAAATGT GCTAGCTTTTATGATGATCCCATCAAAGTGTACAGTTATGTCCATAGCCAGGGCATTGGAACCAGAGCGGCAACGTTGTACATTGCCTGGGCCCAACAATTTGAGAAAAATGGTCAGTTGCCACAAGCTGAAGCAGTCTATCAAAGAGCTGTGGAGAACCAGGCCCAACCCGTAGACACCGTGCTTCAGCACTACAg GAAGTTCCAGGACAAGGTGTTGAAGCCTCAGACCGGTGCATCTG ATGTGCCGAGGAGCCCTCTTCAGAATTCACAGTTAGCCAATCAACAGTCTCGACCAAGAGAAATACTTCAGCAACAGTGCAAG GAGCCTGATCCGCCCCAGTTTCCAGATGACCGAACGGTTCGCAT AATTTCCAAGTCAGAGTATAACCCATCCAACCAACCCAAAGCCCAGAGTGCACCTCTGCAGCAGGTGGCCATGTACTGTACGAGTGAGTTGGTCTGCGAGGGTTCAGAGTACTGCTTTGAGGAGTTGAGAGCGAATCGCTACTGGGCCAAACGTAAGCAGCAGGCTGAGCTCCGAGAACTGG AGGAGGAGCAAAGGAAGGCTCGAGAGGCAGAAGAGGAGTTGAGACGAATGCAGGAACTCCTGAATAAACTGGACAACAAATCCCCCGTTCCACTAGCAGACTCGCAAGCATCTAGCAGACATCATGACGGCCACCAG GAGAATCATGCTGCGCTATCAGCTGCAGGTCATCCGGAGCGAGCGGCACTGACGGCCCGACCCTCGGCGGCGCTCGGCAACCGGCTCTCTCTCAGCCACCGGCCTGCGTCGACCTTCAGGCCCAGCTTGGCCCTGCCGCCGAGTCAGGACCCGGGGCCCGGCGCCAGGCGGAAGTCCAGGCCGTTCGCCTCCGCGGTGTGGGGCCCGGGCGGGTCGCTCGGGTCGCTCCCTCCATCTGGTCAGCTGTGTCCCCTGGAGGAAGCCGAGGCCTCCCGCCACGAGGTCGCCTCCCTCCAGCAAGCTTCGGCGCCGGCCGGTCATCCGTCCGGGTCTCAGATCTCGCCCAGGCCGGCCTCGCCAGCCGTTGCTGTGGCTACCGCTACCGCCGCCGGCGGCGCGTCCTCCCTTCAGACCTCCCTCCTGCACCGCCAGTCCAATATCGCCGTGGAGACCGCGGCGGACACTCTCTCCGTCCGTGGTCACGGGGCGCCCGTCTCCTCCGAGGTCCCCTACGGAGCCCTGAGTCAGAGCGGCCTCTCTGCGCTGAGCAGCGCGGAGCCCCTGCGCTCCCACCACAGCAGCAGTTTCCACCAGCCCCTGGAGGACGCAGGCCA tgaTGTTTCAAAAGATGGGGCGGATGGGGAGATCAACAGAGAAGGCACCAACAATG ATCTGATAATGGACATGTTCCAGGCCCCAACCTTTGCACCAGATGGCCTTTCTCACATTGCTGAGGAGAGTCTCAACTTTGGACATTCAAAAATCA GTAAACCAGCTGTGCCCCAgccggctgctgctgccgctgcattTTTCACCGTCTTCCAGGATGAGAATGACCAGGAGAATGGAGG ACAAGTTATGGCATCCAAGGAACGGAAAGCATTGCAGCCCCGGGCAGAGGTTTCAGTATCTGGACCAACACAACAGAAT GAGACCGCTGTGGGCGTGGAGTCTGTGACGGACGAGACGGCGATGTGGGAGTCGCGGCGCCACTCTCTGGCCGCGTGCCCCAACAGCACCCGAGACTTCGCGCTGTCCGCCCACCTCGTGTCCACTCCCTTCCACCTCAGCGCGCCGCACTCCTGGGAACTGGACTCCGCTCAAG AGAATGATGCCCCAACAGTGTTTGCTGAATCCGATGAGAACCACTTCATGCGCCAGCCCACCAAACTCAG CCCCATCATGGAGCAGAGCCCGGTGGACGAGAAGCTCTCTCAGGCAGAGCGCACGGCCGGAGCCCAGGGCACCATCGTGGGCGAGGCGCTGGCAGCCGCCCAGCAGGATGtttccaagatggccgcctccGCCAGCTCCATCAGCGCCCACCCGCTGGCCGCCCTCTCCTTCCCCGACCACACCGTCGCGCCCACCGAGGATGTctccaagatggccgcctctgcctcctcctcctcctctgccgccGCCCCTAAACCCTGCTGGACCATCTATCAGAGCCCGGAGAAGACGCTTGCAGACCTCTCGAAGGTGATTGGCCAGTGCGCTCCCCAGGAAGTGGAGATGGAAGCGGACGTGCCCATGACCCTGGAGCACGTCCCGGCCGCCCACTCCTTCCTCTCCAAGAGCTCCTTTCACGTCCCGCAGACGGAAGACCTCTTCCCGGGCTCCCAGGACCTGTTCCACCGGTCACACTGTGACGTTCCCATGAGCCCGGACCCGGCCCCGACCCGGCCCTCTCCGGACGTCCCCATGAGTCCGGCAGCGCCTGCTTTCAAATCGTTCCTGGACGTCCCCATGAGTCCCGTCCCGGCGGCGCCAACGCAGGGCTGGTTCGGGCTGAGCAGCCCCGCGGCGGACCAGCAGTCGGACCTGGACTTCATGGGCAGCTCGCGGCAGCCCCGCGGCCACGCCGCCAGCCTGGCACACTCTTGGCTGGAGGTCCCCATGGCGATGAGCCCAGCCAAGGGGCCGGAGGTGTGCCTGGACGTGCCCATGAGTCCCGGGCAAGCTCTCGCGCCAGCGGCCACCCCTGCAG CTCCCTCTCACCTGGTCCCAGACCCTTGGAACGACGAGCTGATCAACTCTCTCCTGTCCAGGCTTGACACCCCGCTGACCACGTACCCCAGCGTCACCACGTGGGAATGTAACCTCCCCAACGTCTCCCCAAAGATGACCACCACCATGG CTGGTGAATCGTTGCGAGTTGATTTTGTCCTGGGCCAGGGTGCTTTTGCGACTGTCTATCAGGCGACAAACCTCACAACATCAGAGAAGCTTTTCCtgaag GTGCAGAAGCCAGCCAACCCCTGGGAGTATTACATCAACGTGCAGCTCAACGTTCGGCTCAGGCCGAGCCTGCGCCACCTTTTCAACAACATCCACTCGGCGCACCTCTTCAGGAACGGCAGCATTTTGCTCGGGGACCTGCACAACTGTGGCACCCTTCTG aatGCCATCAACCTGTACAAGGGGCGCAGTGAGAAGGTGATGCCCCAGGCGCTGGTGCTCTTCTTCACCTCCTGCATCCTGCACATGGTGGACGAGCTCCACAGCGCGCGCATCGTCCACGCCGACATCAAGCCCGACAACTTCCTGCTCGGGGAGAG gtttcTTGAAAACGAGTCCTTTGACCCGGACAACTCTGAGCACGGCCTGGCCCTCATTGACCTCGGCCAGAGCATCGACATGACCCTCTTCCCGGAGGGCACGGCCTTCACGGCCAAGTGCATGACCTCGGCCTTCCAGTGCACCGAGATGCTGAGCGGCAGACCTTGGAACTACCAG ACGGACTTCTTCGGAATCGCAGGCACCGTGTACTGCATGATCTTCGGCTCGTACATGCAGGTGACACAGGAAAACGGCGAATGGAAGCCCAGCGGAACATTTAAACG GAATCCGCACAGCGATTTGTGGCTGGAGTTCTTCCGCGCGCTGCTGAACGTGCCCGACTGCAGCTCGCTGCCGTGCCTGCGGCGCCTGCGCAGCCGTGTGCAGGCGGAGCTGGAGCAGCACTACGGGACCAAACTCCGCGGCCTGAAGAACAGACTGGTGGTGCAGCTGCTGGAGTCTCGCTCATCACgccgataa